The Silene latifolia isolate original U9 population chromosome Y, ASM4854445v1, whole genome shotgun sequence sequence CGACAAATGTAGTCTACAAGGAAATATTTGATAATTTGTAAAGGCATGTTGTCAGCATACATTACTACCTAAGATTTCATATTAGTTCAATAAATTAGCGAGTCTTTTTACTCTTTAAGTTCAAGACATTAGCGCCTAAGATTTATGAGTcgaatcataaaattaaataaaaagataTTTATAATTCTAACGACAGAACCCGGTACTTTGTGTAGTAATACACTGAACGTTACATATTTCATGTTCAATTGCAGCATGTATTTTCAATACAACGGCAGCATGTTTTTCTTAGTCTCTTCtgattttatttcatttttcatttgACCTACCATAAATTAGATTGCTACCTGCTCAAATATGAAGTATCTTTGAGTGTATCTAAGGGACCCCTCTTTTCAAGCTACCTCACCACAGAATAATTTTTTCGCCCCATAAGAACCTTTTATCCGTTTAAGGAGATCTTTCTAGAAAATGAACGGTAAAGCTTTTGTGAAGGAAAAAGCAAAAGTTATATCAAGAACTATTTCTGAAAGGGTGTAAAACGACTTTGAAAAAGACAGAAACTACCCAATACGCCACTAGAAGTAGGAGTAGCAGATTGGTGCATCTACTTATACTTTTATTTTTTGTTTGTATTCATAAGATTTAATCACATGCAAAATAAATATATTTGAGCGTATACAAATTATTTGCAAATTTCGTCAATATAAATATCATTCAaatgataatatttggtttacATGTGATATTTTTAAAATAAGAAACACAAAATTACTCACTTGGCCAAACATATCAAACAatgaaaaataatttttttaattaattcgGACAAACACTATTTATCTACTGCCTAAAATAACGGCAATTAGGTCATAAGAGACACCCTACAAGAATCGCTATAAAATTCACATGCAACCCAATCATCTCCATTGTTCACAATCcacaaaaattgaaaagaaaattaAGAACTCCAGTATGGCTAAAGTCAAGGACACAAAGAATGGAACAGAGAGTTTCAAAAATATAGATAATTGTGAAGTGAAGACAGAGACTGAAGCATCTATATCTAGGAGCCATATAATTTTACCATCATTATTTTTAGGAGGCCAGGTTGCAACTACTTGAAAGCGAACTATCAAGATTACATGGTGATTTGCAAATACTATCAAGAGGCGGACCAGATTTCACACACCAAAGAAGCTGCTGCCAGTGAAGAGGAATTATAGTGTTGTCATGTCTGAGCAGGTAGCACTATTTATCATATTAGAAAGAGTAATTTTAGAACCCAAAAAAATTAGGCGAAGCGTATTAAACCTCGATCATATTATGCTATTTTAATTCAATGTATTCGAATAAATCATCAATGTTTGTTCAAATATTGTGTGACTACGGTTTATAGAAACCCAAATAATTACGGTAAAAGAAATTTTTTGAGTACAACTACTGTTGTTAAAATTCCGGTGAAGAACCAAGTGACTACTGTTGTTAAAAAATTTTTCCCTAATGTCAAATTCACATTGCTTCAGAAAAATCGTTTAAAATCACAAGTACGCATCAAATTAATTACGAATATAACAATCAAGGTACACGAAAACTCACCTTAACTGAACAATCGAACATCCAAATAATCAGGGTGATCTGAGTTGATCTTTCCGCACTTAAAACGATCATTACGCCATTATTATACGATTCATAGTTGTGATTTTTTTTCGTCTAATTACAGATCTGCTCCCTTCACAACATAAAAAATCACAAGTAACATCAAATTAAACTACCAACACAGCAATAATTAGCATTATATAAtcaaaataattgatttgaagGTAATAATTAAGGTAATAACTCACCGAGGACGACATCCGCTGATGCTAGATGATctggagatgatgatgatgatgattgagGTAGAAGATGAAATCAGACGGAGTTTCTGAGTAGATCGTTAAACTACCAACACAGCAACCATTAGCATTATATAATCAAAATAACTGATTTGAAGGTAATAATTAAGGTAATAACTCACCGAGGACGACATCCGCTAATGCGAGATAATctggagatgatgatgatgattgatgatgatgattaagGTAGAAAATGATCGTTTGGCTGATAGTTTAGTTTTAGTCCTAGATCGTTTGGctgagagatgatgatgatgattgagGTAGAAGATGGTGGGGTGTGACGATTGAGGAGACAAAAAGATGAAATCAGACGGAGTTTCTGAGTAGTTGGACGGAGTTAGGTGAGGTGTTAGAGTTGTGTGAGAGACGGGTTAGGTGATGTTAGGTGAAGGAGTTGGACGAGTTAGGTGAGGATATAATCTGATTTTTGTTTCCGTGGTCTGTGATTTCTCGAGTAAGTAATGACTAATGAGTAATGCGGGCATTAATTTGTTTAAAATGTTGTAAATGGACTCGGTTTTTACCCGTGAATTttaatacaatatttatattttattagTGAAAATTGAAATGTTTAATCCTATAAGAGTTTGATTGAGTGCGGCTTAATAGATATAATAATTGTAGTCTCAATCTAttaaatttaattatttaacacaacttTGTCATGATATTTTTATTAATCGAGTTTTCTAACAATCGGTAATATACAAATTTTAATGTAAGACTAtctttatatattttttaaaattgTGCAATAGATAATTAAATGTGTACTAATTTTAGTATAAGTCTTGATCATAGTAGTGAACACGATATAGCTCAAAGTGAATAATTATTCGAAAATAATAACTACGTAAATATTTAAACTATTTATTTTTGCTACTATTAACCATACCCATCTAACCTCTAAAAAgagacccgtgaatttcacgggttttaacctagtatatgctaaaaatactacactttattttaggaaatattatttaggcgggaaaaataaGAGTTTCGCTtgttcatttagtaaataggggatgtaaATATCGTCACATACATACAGGTAAGACATATTTACGGGACAAATAGACTTATTTATAACACAAATTGCCATGATGAGCCGAATGCTTAGCTTATCTATTTATTATACAGTAACTCTCTTATAGGATCATCTTATAGCATAGGACTGATCTAGAAGGAGTATAgcacaaaattaaaattttattttatttatattttaattttatttgacAACCCGACATCTCATGATGAATATCGATGCATTTAAATATGCAagttatcatataaaatattagtTCGTCTCATTATAGACAGACACTATCCGTCTGTAGCTGTAGACGGATAGTGGCTCTCTCACAAAGTTAAAGTGGGAGGGTaagtgggggtatccatttcccacccacttgcaccactcactttcatttatgagagagacactatccgtccatagctatagacggatagtgtcagtctataatgagaatttgtgtacaaACAATAACAATGTGCTACATCATGAAATGATTTTGGTTCGACTAACATCAACGGTCATGCCATGATGACAAACTGTTAGTCATACACTGAATGTTACTGAACAACACCCAAACATTTGGActaaggcctcgtttggttgcccACCAAATTCATGGGAATtctaaaatcccatgaattgtggTTTTTggaggttgtttggttaccccatttTTTGTAAAATGGGAGAGTTTCAAACTCCAAGGAGTTTCCAACTCTTGCATGATGGAGGAATTTAACTACCTACCCCCTCATGGTCATTGGAAACTCCTAGGAGAATAGAACTCCAACATGACAACCAAAAAaattcttattattcatgtgaaTTTTAATGTTGGAATTAAATTCTCATGCATTGCAAATTAACACATGCATTTGATTGTCGTATGAACCAAACGAAGCCTAACTGCTGAGGTTGATCGAATGTAATGGGAGGTCTGAAAATGTGTGTGAATCATATCAAAACTTAAGCAGTAGATTTCACTAATCTTATAATCCTATCGAGATAGATTAATGAATAAATCAAATGAAAAGCATCAAAGAAAACGATAAATAAGAACATATAAAAAGTTGTACATGAATTCATCCATATATTTTTGTTACCTGAAAAATTATTTGGAGAAGATAGCCCCGAAATTTTCATCGCATGTCCCGTCGCAGAATTAGGGAACCGTCGCAGGATTTTATTTGCCACGGGCTATGTGTCCGTCGCAATGTCTCCGTCGCTATGGAACCTTTTTTTTATAGTgtccgtctatagctataaatggatagtgtttgtctataatgagaatttgtgataaaaatattaggttatcaaaataaaatattttaatttatatttatcAATTAATTTTATTGGGCTTTCTTCTATTGGGTTAGTCTTATGTAAAAACTGGTTTACGCAACCATTTGtgtttattactccctccattcaactccacactaccattatctattttgtacactattcatagTTAAACATTAAATTTCAATTTTCTcccaatacataagtgaaaatatattcatgtgggatcttgttttattcgtcgttacgagtacattaaaaatatctaacttttatattttttgcaaatacgtagctaacgatatttagcgcgtaaaggacgcgttggcaaacgtgaaaaaagaaagtgatagtgtggagttgaatggagggagtataagtttATGATGGCCTTATGTTCTATATGAGCCAAGTACTTCATCAAACCAATATTATGTTGATGGTCTAAAATGCAAACATAGACAAATACTCTCTCCATActacaccaatggtaacatggacTCATTTTTCCCCTCACAAAAAGGGGCTCCATGTTACCATTGATgtgatatggagggagtatatttgaTGGCCTAAATAAATGGACAAAATTATGAAAATGGACACAAATTTTATGTGTACCAAATACTATATTAAGATCCGTCCATATCCTCAGTTCCTTACCATAAAAAGTCATTCATCTACACTGAACATAAAGACCAAACACACTTGGACTACAACTCATAGTATGGCCCAAATAATGAATAATCTAATACTAAGCTTTATATGCACACCATTATTCATAAAACCTTCTTCCAGAAAACTTCATGCCGCCTCCCTCATTTTCTCATCTTCAACAATTGATCTTCAGTACTCCATTGTTTACTAATTACTCCTGCATTCTTTCAATTTATAACAATCGCCCTACCTTAGATCCATTCCCATAATCCATTATTTAATTCTACATTATCAAATATTACTCATTATCACCTCCATTCTGACCATCCGTGTTAGGTCATCACTTAGCTAAATTGATAAAAGCAATTGGATAATCGGGCTCTTTAAGCAAAGATCTTTGTAAATATGGAAGGTACATAGTAGGTAAGCatcaattttgtattttttttttgtcatatacaatttgttttgagttttgtatACGAATATATGCTAATCTTTGATTAACTTTTCAACACATTTTTGTAAAATCATTATCTAAGCTACGATCTAAAAATGCATGTTTCAAATTATTGTAAAAAAGTCTTTAAtattccctcctattctaaataaatGTCCCATTTGTCATTTTCGTcaattcacataactgtcccatttgccatatttggacatgatTAATGACGTTTCTACCCTTTGCTATTTTGTTTATTTACAACCCATACCATCCCTAACCCAACCTATTAATAAACTAACCCAGCCCATTAATAATCTCTTTCCCTAATTAACCCAGCCCAATCCCTAATACCTCCCGCCTTATATTGCATCCCCTTCCCCTGAAACCTTAATTCTCTCTCTTCCGCCTCACAattcctctctttatctctcatccgtctctcaaatcctctcataaTCTTCATCACATATGTGAACGATCTTAATTTCTTCATCAAAATTGCATCTCCTCTTTTAATCTTCATGAAAAAATTGATTTGATTCACAAAATTTTTACTTCGCCTTTgattaatttcaaaaaaaatggaaaaaattgAAGTTTTTTCTGGTGATTTTGATCTTCGTCGCATGGAGAAGATCTATGAAGATTTATATCTAAATGAGGGTGAGATGGAGATGGAAGATGAAGTAGTTGATGAAAGATTGTCTGATGTTGTTGCATGTCGCTCAATCGGGCCTGTAACAATCGTGGATGAGGGGATGGAGCGGTGGTTAGAAAATCGTCAATATCTAAAGAACAGAATGCGGTTTATAGAAGAACTATGTAAATCTGGCCTAAGTTTGGGGTTTTATTGGAGTATGAGAATGAGGAGAAAGTGAAGGAGGAATTATTTGATGTTGCATGTAAAATTGATGATCCTTCTAATTCAGACCTTGAATTAGATCCGTAGGCCATACGAAAAAATCCAGTTATTACTAGTTGGTTTATAAAGGAGCTTTCTAAGTATTGGCCGGGTTTTGATCTTACACACGAAGACGAATCGTTAGGAGGTTGACTTCTTATTCCCTGTATTTAATTTTTTAAACTGTTTTTTTTTAATGGACTAGTGATgataccatttttggccgtataTACTCTGTTTCATCTTATTTTATCTACCCAGTGATCTAATGTTAAGGGTAGTTGGTTGGTTATCAATGTTGTTCATATACAATGCCACCACCTTTTGTAGTGATGAGGCTGTGTATGTACAAGAACATTGAAGAGTTTTGTTTACAAAAGCTTATTGTACTCATTTGATCATTTCTGAAGTTAATATCCTAATTAGTGTCAATGACTGAATAGTACAAAAGAGCTGCAAAGTTCTACATTAAAACTGAATACAGTCACAAGATCTTCTTCAGTGTGACCTTCTTGATTGTTTGATTTGCTTGCTTCTTGCTTGATCTAcgcaaaaaattgaatttgataaCATATCCAGTTTTTGATAACTTCTAACAGTCCAAAATGGTTGATATTGATGATGTTAAATTCTGCTTGTTCATTCCCCTACACATAAATCTACGAACCAACTAGTAATGCTACCAACAGGGGGATTGTCAAATGTTGGGTCATTACTACCTTCACCTGCTTCAGTAATGGTGCCAACAGGTTCAATGTCCCCTGTTGGTTCATTACTGGTGCCACTGGTACTTGCTATATTTTTAGCATTCTCTGTCAAACTGTATAGTGAATTAACTAATTCACTTATAGTGCTTGGATCACCAACATTCTTTACATATTGTATGCATTCTTTCACTAAATCAATGTTAGCATTAAGATATTCAGGCAATAAACCTTGTGCTGCTAGTTTTGACATATGCATATGTGGAATTGGGTAGTCTATGCCACCTTTTTTTTCATTACTTCTAGCATACATGCATGCAATGTTATCCAGACGTACTTGAGCTTTAGTGCATCTTGTTCTTCATATGCCTTGATTGTGTTGTTGATTAGCTCATCCAATTTGATTTCCTTTTTTTTGTTGGAGAGATTGTATTGACCTAAAAAACCCAAAATTCAAGACATTCAAATCTGGTGAATTGGGTATTTGATAGGCCAATTCAATCTCCCATCCATCTGATGTTGCTGCTCTTTTAAAATAAAGATCATCACTGCTAAAATGTGGACGAGCATTATCTTCTTGAATGATTATGTGTTTACTAACATTAGAAGGCCATTTAGCCTTTATAGCTGGCAACACATGATTTATTATCATGTATTTTGTTACTTGCTCGTTTATAGACTCAATACATTTGGTTTCCATTGTTCATGCTACTCTATTTTTTGAGTTTCTTTGTGCTGGTATTTCAATAACAAATGGCCATATTCCTatctttccatcaaaaatcaattcACCATTTGACCCATATAATGGTCTACCTACAGCACACATGAACATGACCTTTTCTACGAAACTCTTTGATTATACACACCTATATTGGTCTGTTTCACTTTTAGCCAAGTAAAACCTTGTAGTAGGTTTAGTTATAGAAAACTATTTCTCATCCATGTGAATAATATTGCTTTGATCTTTGAAAACAATTCTTTTAGTGTGTTCATGATATACTAAATGTTGTATACTGAAAGTTAATCTAGCAAGTTTGTTTTTATCAGTAAAACCTGATTTGAGTGCATTTGTGTGTGACCTGATTTGTTTTGACATCACCCATCTTGAAACGGTTGATTGGCTTACACCTAAGTGCGTGGCCAATGAGTGTTGTGTTGTCCTTTCCAGTAGGTCAATTGATTTGAGCTTCTCCTCATCTAAAATTGCTCTTCCCACTTTTTTTGCTGCCTTTCTTTTTGCTGCTCACATTGACTGGTAAGGATAAAGCTCTCTGTTTTTGTGCTTCCATCCATAACCTTGTTATTGTTTTCCTGTTGACTGAAAACCTTGTTGCCATTTCATTGCTGCTATTCAATAGTgtttcatttattttttatcTTTCTAAGTTGGTCAGATTCTTCATTGAATGTTGGTGAATTTTTTGTTTGATAGCTCTATATTTGAAAGATGTTTTTTGGACGGAAGTTAGTAAATGAACTCTAATAAATACACCTTCTATTTATAGACCAAAGAACTTTGCACTCTTTTGAATTTTCATTTTTGGCGCAATTATTTCACTGTTTGTATTTTGGCTCCATATTTCAATTTTGGTGCCAATTTTCAATCTTGGTGAGTTGGATATGTAACATTTGGACTGACAATTTGAGTTTACTTGGCTTATGGAACAACTCAAACACGCCAATCAAGATAGGTTGAAGTTAATCTGAAGTCCAATTTTGTCTTTTGATCTTTCAAGTTAGAGTTGTAATTTTTTTTCCTAGTtaatgtatttttattttaagtcagctGTAATTTTATTTCAAGGTAATGTaattttattatgtaatttaattagaaAATAGAATGTGTAATAATTATACTTTGTCATTTTATTTTTAAGCGAAACCATCTGTATATCGCAACCGTTTAATGAAAAAACAATGTTTCAGCTGTGTTTGGTTAATTATGGTGGGAAACAAAAGCTGTGTAAAAAAGAAGGGAGTCATTAGCATCTTCATTATCAAATTACCCCTCTTAATTATTACACCCTTTCTCCTATAATCTTACCCCTACCTTTAACATTTCATTGTTTATCAATATTCCTTAATTTGCCCTCCTCCAAATGggacatttattttatttattttttttgggaaaatgtaagcttTCTCATTGAAAAATAAATTGTCCCTTACACCATTACATTCATATCAGTACCCATACATTTTCAGCAATCTAATACAAACTATTATTTAAGTAGACTGAATATAAAGCAGCCAATCTAGAACATGCCTATTTCGAGACTTTATATCACAGCTTGCTAATCTGTTCTTCACCTCCAGCTTAACCATCCTGCAGAGCACAGCAGGCCTGATAACACATTCATCAATTCTGCATTTATTTCTACTGAACCAAATATGGGCCATCAGACTTGCTATAATCACAACAATGATCTTCTTCCTGCTAAGTTCAGGTATCTTCCATTTAACCCACCACTGAATGCAATCAGTGACAGGCAAATGCATCAAACACCAGTCTGAAATCAACTGCAGGCAACTTCTACTATAACAGCAGTCAAAAAACAGATGACTATGACTCTCCTCGGCATCACCACACAAAAAGCAGCAATTCACATGGATTATATTCATCTTCACCAGCCTGTCCTGTGTTAGAAATCTCTTCTGAGCAACAAGCCACACCATGAATCCATGTTTAGGCAAGATCCACTTATTTAGCATCCAAGGATACCAACTGACTGTAGCCCTCTCTGGTATAAGCCATTGGTATCCATCTTTGATTGAATAGTGCTCTACAGTGTTGGTTGAGAATAAATTAGGCTTATAAATATTCTTGACTTGACATATTTTCCTCCATGCCCAGCTAGTCCCATTTCCATGTTCATAATCTTCCTACATTTTGGATTTAATGTAAATAGCATGGACCCATCAAACCCACAGGTGATCAGCTTTTATGGCCACCCACCAAACATACTTTCCTATGGCAGCCACATCCCATGCATGTAGGTCCCTAAGCCCCAGACCCCATGCTTCTTCTTATGACAAATCTGATCCCAAGAGACCAGTGCAGGAGTTTCTTTGTTGTCAGAACCATGCCACAGGTATCTCTGCACACTGCTTCTATTTTCTTGATGACAGCCTTTGGGAGAATGAAAATTCTAGCCCAGTAGCTGTGAAGGTTACTGAGGACAACCTTGATCAACACCATCCTACCAGCATAGGACAACTTTCTAGCCCCAAAACCTCTAATTTTCTCAACAATCTTCACAACAAGACAGTTATAATCCATGATAGACAATCTCTTAGGGGCCACATTAACCCCCCAGGTACTTAAAAGGGACTGTCCCTCTTTTCAAACCAAAGTGATGCTCCACGTTATTGATAACTGCCTCCTCAACCCCATTATAGTAAAAATTTGACTTGCCCCTATTCATGATGAGACCAGATGCATTGGAGAAATGATTAAAAGCTCTCAACAAAAGTTCACTAGAAGCTCTATCACCTCTACAAAATAATATAAGATCATCAGCAAAACACAAATGTGTTAGCTGGATCCTATTGCATAAGGGATGAAAACTAAACCTTCTATGCTTCTGAATCACTCCAACCACTCTGCTGAAATATTCCATGCAGATAGTGAACAGAAGAGGAGAGAGGGTGTCTCCTGTCTAAGCCCTCTCATGCCATGAAAGAAACCAAAATTTGCCTCATTAAGAGAGATTGTATAGGTAGGGGTCATGACACATTCCATAACAAACCTTAAGAATCTCTCAGGGAAACCAAGGCAGGTTAGCATGTATCTAACAAAAGACCACTATACCGAATCATAAGCTTTCTGTAAATCAAGCTTCATCATCATCCTGGGAGAACAACTCTTTCTTTTATAAAGCTTGATGAGGTCTTAACAAATCAAGATGTTACCCACAATATCCCTTCCCTTAATAAAGGCACTTTGGGAGGAACTAATAATATCAGGTAGCACCTTCCCTAATCTTGAACAAATTACTTTAGAAAGACATTTATAGACAGTGTTGCAACAAGCAATGGGGCTAAATTGCACCACTGTCTCAGGCAATTCCACTTTAGGTATAAGGGTGATGATGGTGTTGTTCACCTGTTTCAACAGCTTACCAGAAGAGAAAGCCCCTTTGACTGCTGCCACAATATTAGGGCCAACAATGTCCCAGTTCTCTTTAAACAAATGGCTACTGTACCCATCAGGGCCAGGAGCTTTATCTCCTGGTATATCAAACATAGCCTGTTTGACCTCCTCACTGGTAATGGGAGCAGTAAAAAAGCTACAATGAGCATCAGTAACACACTTCCCAGAAGTCACT is a genomic window containing:
- the LOC141628691 gene encoding uncharacterized protein LOC141628691 yields the protein MFRLVSKLKSLKSGLKQLNKEQFSDIENLTSVAELSLKQFQESLALDPLNEQLMQNERACAHEVSELRKARAQFLSQKAKCDWIKLGDENTSYFHARIKRRRARNIVFQVRDINNNLCSSPESIQQAFEEYYKSLLGTSKQVRGVNRRVVTSGKCVTDAHCSFFTAPITSEEVKQAMFDIPGDKAPGPDGYSSHLFKENWDIVGPNIVAAVKGAFSSGKLLKQVNNTIITLIPKVELPETVVQFSPIACCNTVYKCLSKWSFVRYMLTCLGFPERFLRGDRASSELLLRAFNHFSNASGLIMNRGKSNFYYNGVEEAVINNIVEKIRGFGARKLSYAGRMVLIKVVLSNLHSYWARIFILPKAVIKKIEAVCRDTCGMEDYEHGNGTSWAWRKICQVKNIYKPNLFSTNTVEHYSIKDGYQWLIPERATVSWYPWMLNKWILPKHGFMVWLVAQKRFLTQDRLVKMNIIHVNCCFLCGDAEESHSHLFFDCCYSRSCLQLISDWCLMHLPVTDCIQWWVKWKIPELSRKKIIVVIIASLMAHIWFSRNKCRIDECVIRPAVLCRMVKLEVKNRLASCDIKSRNRHVLDWLLYIQST